GACCGAGCTTGCGACGAATGCTCTTGCGTTGGTTGCGCACGGTTCCTTCTGAAGTGTTCAGAGTGGCCGCCACCTCTTTGGAGGACAAACCGTTTTTTATCATATTGCAGATTTCAAGCTCGCGCGGAGAAAGGGCGGAGTAACTGTACTTTAGCTTCCCGGTAAACGGCGTTGAAATCTCTTTGAGACCGGCCCGAATCCGTGCAATCAGTTCGGCCCGGTGCGGTTCGGTACTGCCGGCAAGTTGGTCCAACATCGGGAGTATGACACGGTCGATTTTGGCCTGAATCTGGAGAGCGATCTGACGCTCGGCCCCATGCTTGTCTTCGGTAGGCGGTTTTCGAAGCTCTAAAGTCGATTTCTTCGCTGTCATGTTTTCTTTATCGGCAGCTATGTGCAGAAACTGAACAGGGGGGGATAAAAGGTAGGTGATTCAGACGCATCAACCCCCGTGGAACCTGATAAGGCAGGAGACCGCCTAAAAACTACCGAACAACCCGCTTCACCAAACCGCTGGTCGAACGGCCTCTGGTCAACCGGACGCGGCGGACACGACCGCCATAAGAGCGCACAAAATCGGCGCCGACGATTTCGGAAATCTTGTAGTCGGCCCCTTTGACCAAAACGTCCGGCTTGATCTGACCGATCAGTTTGTCGGGTGTGTCTTCGCCAAAGATAACGACATAGTCGACAGATTCAAGAGCCAACAGGATCACCGCTCGGTCGGTCTGTTTCTGCAGGGGTCGGGTTGGTCCCTTGATTCTACGCACTGAAGCATCGCTGTTGAGCCCAAGGATCAGGACATCGCCGAACGACCTGGCTTTGGACAGATACTCGACATGCCCACGATGCAGGATGTCAAAAACGCCGTTGGTGAAAACGATCCGCTGGCCGCTTCGTCTCAAACGATTCGACAGCGCTGTGATTTTGGTTCGGGGTATCAGGTTCTTGACCGGCATGCTCTGAACATCACCCGCCGGAACCGGCCGTGATGAGATTGCCGTTTTTGACATTGAGCAGTAGTTCGTGCCTCAGTTGCGCCGGTGTGACACTGGCCGTGCCAATCTCACCGATAGTGCGCCCGGCTGCGGCGTTGGCTACGACAGCCGCCTCGACCAGATCGGCCCCGGCGGCGACGGCAGCCACGAAAGTGGCGATAACGGTATCACCGGCGCCGGTAACATCGTACACCTTGCGCGCAAACGTAGGAATGTGGGTCGGTTCGGCGCCGTCCTGAAACAACGACATACCATCCTGACCGCGCGTGATCAATATCGAACGGGCTTCGAGTTTCTTGAGCAACCCGGCCCCTACTTCCATAAGGTCGGCCTCGGTCCGAATCCGACGCCCGTAGGCAAAGCCCGCTTCGTGATGGTTGGGCGTAATCAGCGACACCTGGCGATAATTGAAGAAATGTGTTTCCTTGGGGTCAACCGCGATGAAGATATCCTTGTCCAGGCATATTCGGATTACTTTCTCAAGCAGACTGGCCGTGATGACACCTTTACCATAATCCGAGATGATCACCGCCCGGATGTCGTCGGCCCAGGAGGCGAATTTACTTAGAACGCGCTGCTCGGTCTCAGGCGACAACTCGTGACGGTCTTCCCGGTCGGCCCGCACCACCTGTTGGCCGTGAGCTATCACCCGGGTTTTTATAGTGGTGTGCCTGGTTTCATCGGAGATTATAGCGTCGGCGGTGATGTCCTTCTGTTTGAGCAACCCGTTCAGCTTGGACGATGCTTCATCCGGCCCAACCACGCCCAACAGAATCGGCTGCTCGCTGAGAGTGCGGATGTTGGCTGCCACGTTGGCCGCTCCGCCCAAAAGCTGCTTGCTGGAGGTGATTTCGACCACCGGCACCGGTGCTTCGGGTGAGATCCGGTCGACAACGCCAAGCAAGTATTCATCAAGCATGATGTCGCCCAGGATGAGTATCTTGGAGCGACCGAGATTCCCGATGATTTGTTCGATTCTTTCGTTAGTCAACGGCATTTTCTCACCTTTTTGGCTGCCTGTGTCATCCCTGCGAGGCCATTTAGCCTGATTTAAGGTTGACTTAGCAAAGGAATATATTAGAATGCGATGTTTTGTACAAGCTAAGAAATCCTATCATTTGAAAAAAAGGAACGATGATAAAATGCAGCAACACCCGCAGCAACAGATTAAAGTGGAGTTGGGTGACACCGAGGCCGAGGGTATTTACTCCAACATGTGTATGATCATGCACTCACCAACGGAGATAGTATTGGACTATGCGCGCGTCATGCCCCGCTCACAAAAAGCCCGCGTCCTGGCACGAATAATCATGACGCCGATGCATGCGAAGATGATGTTGCAGACGTTGGATGACAACCTGAAGAAATTTGAAAAGCAGTTCGGTGAGATCAAGATCCACCGGGGTAAAGAAAAAAGCTCCAATCCAATCGGCTTTGAGTCCGATCACTCAGGCAACAACGAGGAGAACAAGTGAGCCAAGGCTACTTTGCATTTGTCCTGCACAGTCATCTCCCCTACGTTCTTTCGCACGGGCGCTGGCCTCATGGTACCGATTGGCTAACCGAGGCGGCGGCCGAGACCTATCTGCCGATTATTCGGATCATGAACGAACTGGTAGGTGAAGGCGGTCATCCCAAACTGACCATCGGACTGTCGCCGGTGCTGTGCGAACAGCTGGCCGACAATTCGTTCAAAGATGAATTCGTTTACTATCTTAACCACAAGATCAAGGCAGCCGAATACGACTCAGAGGAGTTCTACCGATTCGGCGACAACACCATGCTGGCCACGTCTCAGTATTGGGAGACGTTCTATCGCGATACCCTGGAGCACTTCGCCGGTATCGGCCAGGATATTCTGTTTGAGTTCAGAAAACTTCAGGATGCCGGCTATCTGGAAATCATCACCTGCGGCGCAACACACGGCTACTACCCGCTTCTGGCCCGCGACGAGTCGCTGCAGGTTCAGACCAAGATGGCCGTGCGCAATTACCAACGACACTTCGGGCGCGACCCCAAAGGTATCTGGCTCCCGGAGTGCGCCTATAGACCGCGTTACGATTGGCAACGCCCGCTCGGCAGCGGGGTAGCTACCGAGCCGTATCCGCGTAAAGGAGCAGATGAATTCCTGACGGAGAACGGCCTGGATTTCTTCATCATTGATTCGGCCTTGCTGAAGGGGGGGAAATCGGTCGGCGTTTATATTGATCGGTTCGACGCCCTGAAGACCTTGTGGGGTCAGTTCGAAAGTCAGTACCAGCCACGTAGTGAAGCTGTGGACAGGACGCCGCGTGAAATCTATCTGGTAAACTCAGCCCCGGAAGGCAAAAAGCCGACCGCAGTGTTTACGCGCGATCCGGAAAC
This is a stretch of genomic DNA from Candidatus Zixiibacteriota bacterium. It encodes these proteins:
- a CDS encoding DUF3467 domain-containing protein; translated protein: MRCFVQAKKSYHLKKRNDDKMQQHPQQQIKVELGDTEAEGIYSNMCMIMHSPTEIVLDYARVMPRSQKARVLARIIMTPMHAKMMLQTLDDNLKKFEKQFGEIKIHRGKEKSSNPIGFESDHSGNNEENK
- a CDS encoding DUF1957 domain-containing protein, whose protein sequence is MSQGYFAFVLHSHLPYVLSHGRWPHGTDWLTEAAAETYLPIIRIMNELVGEGGHPKLTIGLSPVLCEQLADNSFKDEFVYYLNHKIKAAEYDSEEFYRFGDNTMLATSQYWETFYRDTLEHFAGIGQDILFEFRKLQDAGYLEIITCGATHGYYPLLARDESLQVQTKMAVRNYQRHFGRDPKGIWLPECAYRPRYDWQRPLGSGVATEPYPRKGADEFLTENGLDFFIIDSALLKGGKSVGVYIDRFDALKTLWGQFESQYQPRSEAVDRTPREIYLVNSAPEGKKPTAVFTRDPETGLLVWSGEHGYPGDGAYLDFHKKRHPGGHRYWSVTSAEADLADKKPYYREKALQRIPENADHFAGKVTEILTDYTDSGGEDGILVAPYDAELFGHWWFEGPQFLKRVLRHIDHSADVESTFLHEHLARRKPTSVVSIPEGSWGQGNHHYIWLNKHTEWTWKHIYEAEDTMCELARRWASGTERQDAELEAVLKQAARELMLLSSSDWQFLISTWSARDYGELRISEHFNDFTRLAAMAEKKLAGSPLDTGDTEFFKECSARDCLFDDIDLEWFATVEYPAAPLVRS
- the rfaE2 gene encoding D-glycero-beta-D-manno-heptose 1-phosphate adenylyltransferase, translated to MPVKNLIPRTKITALSNRLRRSGQRIVFTNGVFDILHRGHVEYLSKARSFGDVLILGLNSDASVRRIKGPTRPLQKQTDRAVILLALESVDYVVIFGEDTPDKLIGQIKPDVLVKGADYKISEIVGADFVRSYGGRVRRVRLTRGRSTSGLVKRVVR
- a CDS encoding LuxR C-terminal-related transcriptional regulator, encoding MTAKKSTLELRKPPTEDKHGAERQIALQIQAKIDRVILPMLDQLAGSTEPHRAELIARIRAGLKEISTPFTGKLKYSYSALSPRELEICNMIKNGLSSKEVAATLNTSEGTVRNQRKSIRRKLGLTKDKTNLQTALKTE
- the rfaE1 gene encoding D-glycero-beta-D-manno-heptose-7-phosphate kinase encodes the protein MPLTNERIEQIIGNLGRSKILILGDIMLDEYLLGVVDRISPEAPVPVVEITSSKQLLGGAANVAANIRTLSEQPILLGVVGPDEASSKLNGLLKQKDITADAIISDETRHTTIKTRVIAHGQQVVRADREDRHELSPETEQRVLSKFASWADDIRAVIISDYGKGVITASLLEKVIRICLDKDIFIAVDPKETHFFNYRQVSLITPNHHEAGFAYGRRIRTEADLMEVGAGLLKKLEARSILITRGQDGMSLFQDGAEPTHIPTFARKVYDVTGAGDTVIATFVAAVAAGADLVEAAVVANAAAGRTIGEIGTASVTPAQLRHELLLNVKNGNLITAGSGG